Proteins found in one Perca fluviatilis chromosome 9, GENO_Pfluv_1.0, whole genome shotgun sequence genomic segment:
- the angptl3 gene encoding angiopoietin-related protein 3 has translation MKLLCLLLLLASSSGREEYPTLPSQALTTAPSPTEAKSRFAMLDDVRLLANGLLQLGQSLREFVHKTKGQINDIFQKLNIFDRSFYQLSVVTSEIKEEEEELKKTTNFLKANNEEIRNLSLEINSKINGILQERTQLQSKVGNLEERLKGLSQSIIPAEQLSEITTLKEVIESQEKTIINLLKAVQEQHDQLDNQKSKIKNLEDKLNYDSFQDTVDKQMGSDPAAPDMFEYLTGNTTDLDINDLPVDCSELFNKGEANSGIYVIKPNQSEPFNVYCEMSSDGGSTVIQRRVDDSDFDQTWDKYEKGFGDLEKDFWLGLKKIQSFTQQGLYILHIDVEDWKEVKHWAEYSFSLEGPSKGYTLHISHFSGDLPDAMANSTGMRFSTKDRNDDNHRNSNCARSYTGGWWFNACGENNLNGRYLWSRAKGRSMRRKGIHWKPGTGPSYSLKMTKMTVRPALTAESFN, from the exons ATGAAGCTGCTCtgcctgttgctgctgctagctAGTTCCTCAGGTAGAGAAGAGTACCCCACTCTTCCCTCCCAGGCCCTTACCACAGCACCAAGCCCAACCGAGGCAAAGTCTCGCTTTGCCATGCTGGATGATGTTCGTCTACTCGCAAACGGCCTCCTTCAACTAGGCCAGAGTTTACGGGAGTTTGTCCACAAGACCAAGGGCCAGATCAACGACATCTTCCAGAAGTTGAACATTTTTGACCGCTCTTTCTACCAGCTCTCGGTGGTCACATCTGAGAtcaaggaggaagaggaggagctgaagaagaccaCCAATTTCTTGAAGGCCAACAATGAGGAGATCAGGAATCTGTCGCTGGAAATCAACTCTAAGATCAACGGCATCCTTCAGGAGCGTACACAGCTGCAGAGCAAGGTGGGGAACCTTGAGGAGCGACTGAAGGGCCTGTCGCAGAGCATTATCCCTGCTGAGCAGCTTAGCGAAATTACAACGCTCAAG GAAGTGATTGAATCTCAAGAAAAAACAATCATCAATCTGCTGAAAGCTGTGCAGGAGCAGCATGATCAGCTTGACAACCAGAAATCAAAgattaaaaacctggaggacaag CTAAACTATGACAGCTTTCAAGATACAGTCGATAAGCAAATGGGTTCAGACCCTGCAGCTCCTGATATGTTTGAATATCTGACAGGAAACACAACTGACCTGGACATCAATg ACCTCCCCGTGGATTGCAGTGAGTTGTTTAACAAAGGAGAAGCAAACAGTGGAATCTATGTTATCAAGCCAAACCAATCTGAGCCATTCAACGTTTACTGTGAAATGAGTTCAG ATGGGGGTTCAACTGTCATCCAACGCAGGGTTGATGATTCAGATTTTGACCAGACATGGGACAAGTACGAGAAAGGCTTTGGAGATCTGGAAa AAGACTTCTGGTTGGGCTTGAAGAAGATCCAGAGCTTTACGCAGCAGGGACTTTACATCCTGCATATTGATGTGGAGGACTGGAAGGAGGTGAAGCACTGGGCTGAGTATAGCTTCTCACTGGAGGGTCCCTCCAAGGGCTACACTCTTCATATCAGCCACTTCTCCGGTGACCTGCCTGATGCCATGGCCAACAGCACCGGCATGAGATTCTCCACAAAAGATAGAAATGATGACAACCACCGAAACTCCAACTGTGCTCGCAGTTACACAG GTGGTTGGTGGTTCAATGCTTGCGGAGAGAACAACCTCAATGGAAGGTATTTGTGGTCGAGGGCAAAAGGACGCTCTATGAGAAGGAAGGGCATTCATTGGAAGCCTGGCACAGGGCCCTCATATTCCCTCAAGATGACCAAGATGACAGTACGACCAGCTCTGACTGCTGAAAGCTTCAACTGA